From the genome of Clostridia bacterium:
GCTGATATCAGTCGTTGTAGCCGTCGTGCTGATGCTCGTGTACATCACGATAAGGTTCAGCTTCAAGTCGGGACTTTCGGCGATAATCTGCCTTGTTCACGACGTGCTCGTTGTGCTTACGTTCTATATACTGTTTGCAATACCGATAAACACTTCATTTATCGCAGCCATACTTACAATAGTGGGTTATTCGATAAATGCGACCATCGTTCTTTTTGACAGAGTGAGAGAAAACAAAAAAACGATGTCGCGCGACGACTTTGCAACCGTTATAAACACAAGCATATGGCAAACAATGAATCGCTCGATACTCACGTCTCTTACGACTTTCGTAATGGTGCTCCTGCTTTGCATAATGGGCGTAGATTCCATAAGAAACTTCGCTCTTCCGATAGTTATCGGTATAATCTGCGGTACGTATTCGTCCGTATTCCTTTCGGGCAACTTCTGGTATATGCTTGAAAACAAGAAGAAGAGCCAGGGCAGCACCAAGGCTCCGGCTAAAGCTAAAGCAAAGCGCGCAAAAGCTTAATAACAACAATAATCAAAATCGAGAAAAAGACGAGCTCAACGTTCGTCTTTTTTTGCTGCAAAAAAGCTTTTATTACGGGCATAGAGAATAAAAAACTTATCTTCTTTTTGCGACAGAAAATATCATTTTTCTTCTGCATGTCAGTTGACATAATTCAAATGACAGGCGTTATCTACATTTATTAAAGCAAATGTTGTTTTTTGAAGAATACTGCGATGAAACGCCTCTTGTTTTTTAGGGATATGTTGTTAGAATTACTCTTGAAAAAACTAAAAAACAGGAGATGAGAGAAATGTACGAACGCATAAAAGCATCAAGCATAACACAAAATAGCGGGTCTGATATGCCCTTTGTACTCAACTACTATATGCTTATCAGCAAAAGCGAAACAACGGATGAAAAAGATACGCTTACAGAATACGGATGTGAAATATCGCTTGAATATCCCAATGCGCCGCAAATGAACGAGTCGTCTTTTATTCGATCCATATCGTGCGACCGCCGCTTTACCGAGCGCCTTATCGGCAGGCTTATCGACGGCGCAGTTACTCCTTGTACGCTCTTTGACATAGTTTATGACCACATTTCCGAATAGATCAAAAAAAACAACTATATTTTGTATTTTTTTTGATTTTTATATTGAAACATATGCGTTTAGTTGATATAATTATTTAAACAGATTACATAATTATTATTTCGTTGAAGGGAAAATTGCCATGAGATGTCCATATTGCTCCTATTATGAAAGTAAAGTTATCGACAGCAGACCGACTGACGAAAGCGTAAGCATAAGACGTCGGCGCGAATGCCTCAAGTGCGGCAAACGCTTTACCACCTATGAAACGGTGGAGCGTATTCCTCTTATGGTAATAAAGAAGAATAAATCGCGCGAAGAATTTGATAAGCAAAAGCTGCTTACCGGTCTTCTGCGCGCGTGTCAAAAACGCCCGATATCGATTTCTACGCTGGAGGGTATAGCTAACGATATAGAATCCGAGCTGTATAATTCCATGGAAAAGGAAGTTACCACAAAACAGATAGGCGAGCTTGTCATGGACCGTCTTAAGGAGATCGACGACGTCGCCTATGTGCGTTTTGCCTCTGTATA
Proteins encoded in this window:
- the secF gene encoding protein translocase subunit SecF, with protein sequence MNTKIRIDIVGKRKIFLAISIIIIVAGIIGFCIRGFNLDIDFTGGTTQQYNLHKEITDQDISKLNDIMVEITGEAASSIQITGSERQEVIIKSKELSSETRDAAFDAIAEEFGLTVADRYSVDNVSPSVGADMSRAALISVVVAVVLMLVYITIRFSFKSGLSAIICLVHDVLVVLTFYILFAIPINTSFIAAILTIVGYSINATIVLFDRVRENKKTMSRDDFATVINTSIWQTMNRSILTSLTTFVMVLLLCIMGVDSIRNFALPIVIGIICGTYSSVFLSGNFWYMLENKKKSQGSTKAPAKAKAKRAKA
- the nrdR gene encoding transcriptional repressor NrdR yields the protein MRCPYCSYYESKVIDSRPTDESVSIRRRRECLKCGKRFTTYETVERIPLMVIKKNKSREEFDKQKLLTGLLRACQKRPISISTLEGIANDIESELYNSMEKEVTTKQIGELVMDRLKEIDDVAYVRFASVYKEFKDIDTFMKELLMILNSKK